TAGATGATTTCTCCAATTCAGGATACGACCTTTTCTTGGAGCCAATGAATAAAAACCCTATTAGGTGATACACAGCATTTTATAAGAGAGTTTATTTTTCACCAAAACCGTAAACACCCGGAGTTTCTTTCATCTGGCACTGACTGCAGTACACCTTCATCCCTCCAAATCCTGCTATAATTATATATATGGAGAGAGATTTACATGTATGGAACCTTTCATTATTGAAAATCCAGGCAGTTGTTTCTGCCTTCAATACTGAttccaggaaataaaataagaaagatcacatgatgtaaaataataaaaaaaaaaagaaacaggtgttctttatagaaaaaaaaattacagaaatagaGTTCTGATATGAGTCAAATAACAGATTATATCTCTATTCACTTACaaagattttatatttgtatCTCCCAATTTTTGGCCTCTATTAATCATGAGCAATTTTCTAAACTTGGGAAAAGAATCCTTTTATAGAGAGAATGTGTctcagctttttaaaggcctgctttatgtccttatTTCTAAGACTGTAGATAAAGGGGTTCAGCATAGGAATGACCACCGTGTACATCACTGAAGCTATTGCATTTGTCCTTGAGTTTTGGGAAGCAGTAGAGCTAAGATGCACTCCAagacctgtaccataaaacaaggtcaccactgagaggtgagacccacaggtagaaaatgctttatgCTTGCCCTCAgttgttgaaattctcaaaatggaggatataattttagagtaagagaaaaggatcccAGTGAGTGGAATAAAACCCAGAAGTCCAGATGCAAAATACATCACTAGGTCATttaggaaggtgtcagaacaagcaagtcGGATTatctgattaagttcacagaaaaagtgggggatttccaactttgtacaaaaagacaatcgcAAAACCATTAGGCATTGTAAAAGGGAATACAAAACACTGAATAACCAGGATGCCAGtagcaggaggccacagagccgggggttcatgatgaccatATAGTGCAGTGGttgacagatggccacgaagcggtcataggccatcacagtcAAGAGGGCGGTATCTATTTGTCCAAAAAGTATGTACAAAAATATCTGGCTGATGcagttttcaaaagttatgatttttctttctgtctggatgttcaacagcatctttgggacagtggtggaggtgaaacagatatctgtaaaagacaggTTAGAGAGGAAGatgtacatgggtgtgtggaggtgggagtctgagatgatggccaggatgatgagcaggttccctgTGAGGGTAACCAGGTACATCAACAGGAACAGtccaaagaggaggggctgcactCCTGTATCTTCTGACAGCCCCAGAAGTACAAATTCTAAGAcaaatgtttggttttctgtttccatgtagatGATGGAATTCCTGGAAGAGATATCAGAATAATGCAAATTTAGCCACGAacagaaatcataaaaatataataaatgtaatgatttgttttgtaagcaaattaagattatatttttatacataacAAGAGGCAAATCACTTAAGCAGAGGATTTCAATAGTTTATGTAGATATTGCTCTCTCAAGAACATGGAGAATAAATCCCCAATCTGAAGTGTGGGCTTCAACTAGTGGCTTCATTGCAAAGGTGATATATGGAAAGGCTTATAAATAAGGAACTTTATACTGAAGGGACTTCAAAACACTGTTGATCAACCTAAACATCAAGAATGATAAGTCGTACTGGTAAGCTGCACCCTGGATACAATGtgataaaatggaattttatctCTGGTGTCTTCCTCAAAAAACATCAGATCATCAGAAAACTGTAATTGAGGGATACTTTACAATACCCCTGACCTCCACTCCTCAAAAGTATCCAGGTCATCAAAAATGAGGAGCACCTGAGAAGCTATCTCAGTCACAAAGAGATTAAGAATTTATGACAAGTAACTACAAGGAATTATTTTGGATGGGTGATGTGAAGAACAGAGAAAGATGGTGAGAAGTTCTCAGAAGCTATCTCTAAAAtccttgcaatttttctgtaaatctaacactgtTCTAATAGAGTAAATTTATTACTCTATTACTCCTGAAACATTGAATTTCAAGATTCAATCCAGATACAATGAAATGACATGTACAAGAATAGCACATTGTTCTAATTCTCACATTCTTCATCAATTGAATCACAACAGTGACACTGATTTCATAAAGTaactgaaaataattaaataaaataatgaatatataatgACAAGCATTGTGCCTAGATTTAAAAGCCACTATTTTAAACATTATGATTCAATCACACACAGATTCACTCCCCACACCTTTCCCAAATCAACTGTGCAAtttttcatccctcatcatcaATGTGGGGTATTAACAACAGTGATAGTCACATTGGCCCAGAAGGAACTTAACTTAGGGCAATTTTCATGATCATTACACATCTCTAAGCCAGCACTGACTTTCCAATTAATCCAAACATAAATATCTATCTTGTGGACAAAACTCAAGGATCTCTATTATCTGGCTGTTGCCAACCTAGCCAggctcattttcccctttttacaTTCCTGCCCTCATTTTTCATCCAAACTCAAGAActattttaaaacctcaccaaaTCTTGCACATATCCTATTGTTATATTGATTGCACATTTGTGTCCCTATTGCCTTGGTTTACTTCTACCACTTTCTCCTCCTGGAATTACTCCAAATCCTCCCTCAAAGCACAGTACAATCATTAGCTCCCTTGTTAAGCCTTCCCTAGTCTCCACGGGATGAGACCATACTTTTCGACCCAGTAAACCAGAATTTCAGAGCCATGTCTAAATATTGGATATACTCATTTCTATGTCAATTACCCCATTTGGATACAATTTCTTTAATATGAAGAACAAAATATTATCCATTTctttattccaaaaaaaatatttagaccTTTTTATGAAGTAACTGACTactaaacatttgttgaatgaccaaaggaaaaaaaaatgaatgaaggggaagcagctgtggcttaatcagctgggctcccatctccaATATGCGAGGCCCTGgttttgcatcccagggcctctttgtgaaggcaggtttaCCTACACATGGCAGAGAGCCACCTGGCCAGCAGAGCACttgctcagcaaggtgacacaataacaagtaaaagggagacaagcaaaaacacagaagattgTGCAGCAAACGGAGAGAGAGATCAGAGCAAGTGAGCTGAATGGGTtgaggggaaataaattaaataaatattgacacagaagaatgcatagcaaatggacacagagagcagatagcatgcAAAAAACACAGGGGGGagggtattaaaaaaaagaaagaatgcaatGAAAAATACTTTCAACAATTGTAGAGAAGGAAGAATGAGTGAATCAAGGAAAAATGCTGCTGAGAGAGAGACAACCCAAGTGTGAGAGCTAAGGCTAAGGGAGGCAACTTGGTAAAAAGAGATATCTAGTGTATCCACTATTTCCACTATGACATTTTAATTGGGATGGTGTATGTTAAGTTTTCCTTACAGGCATTATCTGTTGATTCACTAaaagttactagaaaaaaatgggaTCATGGACCCAAAATACATTCCCCAGCACCTGTGAAATTCtgtaactcactttgaaattatCGAGGCAGGGTCTGAGTTCACAAATGTAGATTCTTGTGTGAATTATGGATGAAGTTGGAAGTTCTGCTctcaggaagaaaagagagatggaatCACTCATGAGGTTTctagaagacaaattgtgtttttGCTTCATCAgagattagaaaaatatatttgatatagGGAAGGGGAATCTTTTAGAGTTTACaagcaattagggattccattcccaagAGCCACATTAGTGAAATATTCTTTTGTCTCAATATTCCCTGTGATATTTAGTCAtctggagggaagaaagaaaattgtaAGGAAAACTTTTGAAATTTTGACCTATTTGACAGCTTTGGAACTCCATTTCCTCTCTTATCCCAGTGGACACCTACTTCCCAGGAGGTCATATCTCTTTAGGTCAGTCTCTAGTTTTGCCAGGTTTCCGAAAATGATTTCCCTATTTCTatttctggagaaagattctggATAGACTAAAATTTCTTGGGTTTCCAAACCGTCTCCTCTGAAGTTTCTGCTTATAAACGGAACCACCATTTCTCAAGAGGATTTCCTCTTGACCAATTGCTTCTTCTCTCCCATAATTAccaatatctgttcaactcatACAATATATTGTTTTCTCAGACATTCGATGAATATTCATTCAGCAATATGATATGGTAAAGCTTCAACTACTATCTGGCAGTGAAGAGAAGAATAAGGTACTGTGTTTCCCTGCCAAACAGTTCAGAGTCTAAACAAGCCAAGAGAGAAGTGTGCAAATATAACACCCTAAGGGGTTTCAGTTGTCCTGGTGAATTCTACTTCTTTATGAATGAAGGTTggattttctaattcttcctttatgctcctgggattttgatagggattacatTAAACTTACAGATCACTATAAGTAGTAttggcattttttttaaagttttattcatACACCATAGAATCTTTCCATAGTGTACAATCTGTGACTGTTTAATCATATAATTtcgcattcatcaccacaataacttttagaatatttgcagtaatacaaaagaaaaataccctACCCTTTCTAACCCCATTTTAATGATTCTTAGTATtgttatggtacatttgttacaactaatgaaaatattaaaatactactattacctattgttggatttttttttgtatttgtctttttaaagaagctttacgtttcaaaaaagttacaataaaaaaacaacaaccaggaGATTCTCATCTGtccaccacctccccctcccacacttctccatattaacatcatctttcattaatgtggtacatttgttacaattgatgaacacatatagcagcattgttactaaatatgaactatagtttatattatagtttttactctgctccacacaattttgaagattatgacaaaatatataatggcctgtatctatcactgaaatgtcatgcaggacaatccaGTGTCCCAAAATGCCTCAAAGCTACGCCTTTTATTCCGTCCCATTCccatcagaatctctggtggccacagccattacatcaatgataaaagttcatcCTTTGCTAGAATagtagtaagtctataatagaataataccaAGTCTATTTTAGACCATTGTCCATTCCCCAAACTTGAGGATATTGTGATAGTGATACTGACTCTTTCTAACTGAGCAGGtgcttaggtcccatgggacagaaggatggaactatcttgcttgcagttgttgacaaTCTGTGATTCTTTAAATGGACATTTTCCCTCTTTAGTTTTCCTGGATGAATTctgtgaactggagagtagtaatgtaactctgctgagattcagggctcacctggcacatgaaaagaccaaagatttGTCTTTGGGacctatattttaaaagtataatgctTATTATAGGATCAAATAATAGGGGTAGGAAAGCCATGTGTATGGAAACTAGAAATGTGTCAAAgcctgttacactggggagcataatcCAGAGTAAGGCCGACTGAGATGGTGCTGAATTCTTGTGTTTGCCTGTATtgtttatagtgtctggatgtctaaAGCACTCAGGAATCCCACTGAGACACCGTTTACTCTGGCAACTAAAGAGATCCTGTTAAGACATGAATAAGTGGAACCTATGAATGATCTGCTGACTCAtattgaaaactcttagccataaaaatttaaTTGTTCTGAACATTTCCCACATTTGCCCAAGGTCTCTTtatggggaatatgggaatgtCCTATAActtctctgtgacttttctgtattgtgaattttctttgaaaataaagttttataaagGGAACTGGAGGCATATAAGGCATATAAGGAAGAAATTGTTACTGTACATATAAAGCATCAAATCTTACCGTGATGAAATACAGTgtctgaaaaatattattttgatttttaaaattcttttgattttatttatttttaaaaatatttcagtttcttttttattttatatgttttattggCTTTGGTTTTGGTGGggatttggatcacagaagtgtcacATATGTGGCAGGGAAGATCACTAATGGGGGTGTAGGTAATGGGGGGGTATAAGGAAGGCAGAGACGTGAGCATGCCTCTAATGCATATCAATATGCTCCAGTGTTCAAGGCTCATTGTCTTGGTGTCTGGAGACCCACATATTCaccaaaagaatatttaattcccaccctagggagtactgctacattctttaataaaaCTTCAAGCATTCCCTGATTACAAGGGCAGCGCCTAGTGATGGAAGACCTACAATTTTTCCTGGACTCTGATATTGATTATTgtaattttgaacattttctggTGAAATTGGAACATAGCATAGTATTAGAAACTGGCTAAGTGTTACCTACTCAAaacctccattttgctcaaatgtggcctccctgTAAGACATACTTAGtgtataaatgcactacctcccCCAACCCATGGTATAGGACtcgactcccagagatgagcctccatGGAACTCAGATATTAATTCCAAGCACTGAAGAGCATTGGcatcttaataattttaatttttcctgtcCATGATCACAGgttgtctttccatttacttaggtgtgtggtttttgtttttgtttttttttaatttcttgcaggagtattttgtagctttcagtatatgtctttcatttctttaggtaAAACAATTTCtagttattttatttgtttacatattattgtgaattaaaaaaaaatttctacttGGGAATATTATTTGGTAGTGAATGCAATACAACTCATTCTTGTGTGTTAATCTCATGGCTTGCATTTTGCTATATTTAATATGAGTTCTAGAAATTTCCTTGTGGAAGTTTGGTTActttctatataaaggatcatgtcatcactGAATTCAAATTGTTTCCTTCTTCCTGTCCAATTtagatgcatttttaaaaggattaGTGCATAATTTCTTTGACAGTTATTTCCACTACAATACTGTGTAgcaagaatgaaagcagatatGCTTGTCTTGCAGCAGTACTCATGGggaaatttttcactttttcagcATTGAGTATAGgattaggtgtatatatatacacatttttttatatgtttgtgtatataaaatatgaacatatatatatatgtgacttTTAACATATTGAAGACTTTACCcatcattcttattttttctgAGCATTTTTATTGTGAAAGTTCATTGGATTCTGTCTAATGCAATTTCTGAATGAACAGAGGTTTTCAAGTGATTTTCCCCTTGATTACGCTATTTGTTCTACTTTTCTCATTGATTTCATTAAGTTGAAAACCCTTGCATCCTGGGATAAATATTGTTTGGTCAGGGAGGACAATTATTTCAATATTCTGTTGGATTTAATACACTAagttttttatggtttttgcagctactttaaaaaaagaaactgatcctagattttctttcctttttaagtcTTTAGGTAGTTTTTGTATCACATTAGCATTaccctcatagaatgagttgggaagatATCCTTTGTCTTcaatttggaagtgtttgagaaaTACtggaattaattcttctttgaatgtttgatagaattcaactTTGAAGTTGCATGGTActgaaattctttttattttgagttttttgattattgattgaaagacttaattttttatatttttgtggagatcttctatttcttcttgagtcaatttaggtaagatgtgtgcttctaggaatttgttcattaatAGATTATCTAGATAATTAACATagagtttttcatagtatttgaccataattgttttaatatgtgCAATATCTAGCAATGATCccaatttctatttatattttgcaattggcatattcttattttttttcttttcagtttatcTAAACCTTTGCAATTTTATCTTTTCCAAGAACTTTTAATTTCATGGACACAccaattttatttccattttctatttcattttttcactcaAATGaatcttgttttcttccttctactagTTTTAAATTCAGGTTGTCCTAAGGTGATGAAAAATGCATGAGACTTTTTCTAGCTCACTGAAAAACCAGGTTTATGAAAAAACACTGATATTATTTACTAATATTTGGGATTAACACTTGAGATAAACTACAGCTGGCAGTGGAAAATATACCTATATTGCATtttgaatcaattttattgaaacatattcataagccatacaatccatctaaaatgCTTAAAAGCAAaggcatttggtataattacagagtCTTATATTCATCACATCAATCAATAGTACAGAATTTTCATTACCCAaaaaggagagaaacaaacaTCCAATTACTAGTACTAACCATTTTACTCTACAAGACAGAAGATTCTATCTTCAACAATGATGACAATCAGAGAGGTCaaatgattttaaagaaattaagaaattactTGAAAAAGTGGTGATTTGATGTGCaaaatttaaagagaattttAGAAACTAGGCATGTAGCACACTATCTTTCTACGTACAAATAAAAGTATCTAGATTTagatctcccatgttcaacttcTGTTAATTATGAGAAAACATCTTAACTTGACACAAACATGATTTTATACAGGAATGTATCCCAGGTGGTGAGATTTTTTTAAGGCCtgcttttttccttgtttttgagaCTGTAGATCAAGGGGTACAGGATTGGAATCATGACCATGTACATCACCAAGGGTATTGCATTACCTCTTGAGTTTTGGGTAGCAGCAGAAACGCTAATTAACTCCAAGAcatgtaccataaaacaaggtcaaaACTGATAGATTCGACctacaagtagaaaatgctttatacttgCCCCCAGATGATGGTATTCTCAAAATGGATGATATAGTCTAAGAGTAGGAGAAAACGATCTCGGTAAGTGGAATAACACTCAGAAGTCCAGCATCAAAATACATCACTAAATCACTGAAGACTTTGTCAGAACAAGCAAGTCAAACTATCTGATTAATTTCAAAAAGGAAGTGAGTTATTTCcaactctgtacaaaaagactACTGCAAAACTATTTCATCACTTAAAACGGAAAGCAAAACACTCAATAAACAGGATACAAGTAGTAGGAGGCCACAGATCTGAAGGTTCATGTTGAccatgtagtgcagggggtgacaaaTGGCCATGAAGCGATCATAGGTCATCACAGTCAAGAGGTAATTATCTAATTTTCCAAAAAGGATAAAGAAATACATCTGACTGAGACAGCTTTCATAAGTTATGGTTTTGATCTCTGTCTTGGtattcagcagcatctttggaaCAGTGGTGGAGGtaaaacagatatctgtaaaaaCAGGTTGGAGAGAAGAAGTACATGGGTTTGTGGAGTTGGGAGTCAGTGATAATGGCCAGGATTATGAGTAGGTTCCCAATGAAGCTGaacaggtacatggacaggaacatcccaAATAGCAGTGACTGGATTTTTATATCATTTGAAAGTCCCAAAAGGATAAATTCTGAAACACATGtttggttttccatttcatttacttGATGTATCTGctggaaaaaagataaaagaaattcaaatttagTCCTAAGCATCTATCACCTGATTAACTAAAATGCTATGGTGAGTAAACACATTATAATAATTTCTTCTTATATAGGCATAGATCTAGTGCCTCTTATCTGAAAATACCAGGGAAAGCAATCATCCTGcttctactttttaaatgatgTGCAAGGAGAGAACCCTGTACTCATACATGCAAAGTAGCTGTTTACCTGCTGCCCATTCCTGCTTCACCTTGATGTTATTTCTGACTAGCAATGCAAGTACATAATTGGAAAGATATTCTCTATCAACACTTTTAACTACAAATTCTTAAGAAttaattttattcaaaaaaatgataaaatcacATTTTGTACCTTGTGATGAAATTTTTGGAAAGAGGTTATTGTTGATTCTAGCACAATATTCTGAATTTAATTTGTGTTACAAAATTGTATACTTggtaatagaaaaaatggaaaagttttagttgTATATAGGTTGCTATAATgaaaagtattaaataaataattagaaatattatcttttaaaatatgtaaggcACAATATTAGTAAAATGCAATGTCTTTCCAACTTGATCTGTACATTCATCTCAATCTAGTTATAAATACAGGCAAGTTATTTGAGGACATTGAAACAATAATTACAtagtttatatggaaaggcaaaaaaacccaaaaactagaAATCCAATATAATACTGTAGAAAAAGATCAAAGTTGTAAGACCTATTCCACCTGATACTATTTAGATACCCAAAACAAGcctgaagaagaacaaagttgtaggactATAGTaactgatttcaagacttatttaaaaatgtaataatgaaGCATTATGATATTGTTGAAATGGACACATAAACTAATATTAGagaagaatccagaaatagattcACAGAAATGCATTCAAGTGACATGAGACAAAGGGAAAAGATCAATTCATAGGTGAAAGtgtggtcttttcaacaaatggttctggaacaATGGGATGCACACATGCAAACAGAAATCAAAGTTAAGCAGAGATTGTATATATTTCAGAAAAGGTAAGTCTACTTGAGTCACACActtacaaataaaatgcaaagttTAAAACTTCTAGGAAAATATGAGAAAACCAAGAAGCCAGTTATTTGGCAATGACTGTTTAGTTATAGCACCCAAAGCATGATCCATGGCAGAAGAAATTTTCTAAGTTTTAcattattaaacataaaaaaaaattttctcagtAAAAGACATTGAAAAGACAATCCAAGACTTAgggaaaatatttcctaaattcaAATATGCAAAGACCTTTTGGCATCCAACAATAAGAAGGCAAATACCCAatgtaaaaacaagcaaaaatctgAACAGAATCCTAACCAAAAAGATATACAGAAGTCTATAAAGCATAAGTAAAAAGATCCTacaaaagacaagcaaaaatCTCAAATGATTGCTGCTAAAGAAGTCAGTCTAAAATACTACATTGGTAAGATATCAGCATATTTTATGATCTTCAGGATAAAGCAAAACATCAGGGACAATGGAatgatcagtggttgccaggggattAGGGGGATTGCAGTTGAACTGAATAGGGCAAGtacagggaatttttaaaaagatgaaactaTTCTGCGTTATACTGTAATTGTAGGCACATGGCATTATGCCTTTGCCAAAGCCCTTTAAACTAGACAACACAAAGAGGGAACATTAATGTATGGAAGTAAAAATTCATTTGCAAGGTACAAAAAGTATTCAAAAACAATCTAACTACATTACAAATATATTAAATGCCCTCTCTGAATGTTATGGGAGGAAAGTTGACAAAATATTCATATCGGATATGAACAGTCTATAAAATGATGTCAATGGGCACTGTGCACAAGCACTGTATTCTAGTTGATTATGTTATATCCCATCAATATATGGTTCACGTTACATTGTTTACATGTCAGTCCTTCCACCTTGATCTATATATTCAACTCAATCACAAGTTCTCAATAAACTATTTTGTAGATATTTACAAAAGTATTCTAAGGATTTATGAAAAGGCAAAAGAGTAGCCAACACAATAGTGAACAAGATCAACATTGGAGGATCACATAATGTAAAATGTAGACTTTGGATAGTATCAATGTttcaatattggctcatcaattgaaataaatatacacactaatgtaagatggtAATAATAAAGGAAACTATGTGGGGGGAAATATGGGAAATTCCTAAACTTTCAGTAtaatttctataaatctaaaatttccttaaaagtgGAGTCTATTATTATTCAAAAAAGAtttgctataaatctacacactCAAGATAACATTCTATTGGTGATAGAATAGACACCTAGAGTAATGAAACAGGAAAGAACCCAAAAATAGACACACAAAAATAAAGTCAACTTATCTCTGGGATAGGAGCAAAGGTAAATGATTGGAGAAAAGACAGCGGTTTCAACAAGTGGTACTAGACCAGTAGGCTGCACATGTATTAAAAATGAAGCATACATATCTTTACCCCATTGACAAAACTTAACCACAAAATACATTATACTCTTAAATATAAGATGGAagacttaaaatcttttttaaaaagccagagaACATCTAAAGAGCTTTGGATAGGCAAAGGGTTTTAAACTACACACCAAAAAATAAGGCATgatccattaaagaaaaaaaattgcatgttGGATTTATTAAAACAATCAGCTCAGCAAAAGACCCTGTTAAAGGAATTGAAAGGCAAGTCAACAAAATGCTTGCCAAACACATGTATAATAAAGTAGTTGaattcaaaacatactaaaaacctTAAAATTCAACAGTAAGAAACAAGGAATCCAATTAAAATTGAGTgaaatatatgaacaaaacctcaccaaaggagatatacaaattaCAACATTGTGATACCACAATGCACCTATTAgaatgattaaaatatatatataactgccAAAACCAATTCCCAGGGAGAATGAGGGGCAATACAAATTCTCATTTTGCTTTGAGAGTACAAAATAGCACAGgcactttggaagacagtatgGCAATTTCTTTCAGGGACAGCCAAGAGCCAGAGTTCAAAGAATTTAACAACAAATATGTAATTAGTATTAGATCATAacctaaagtataaaataaatgtgagTGAGTCATAATGATATTAATGAATaattggataaatgaatgaatgaatgaatagcatCTCCCATGATAATTACAATAATTTGTGTA
This genomic interval from Dasypus novemcinctus isolate mDasNov1 chromosome 30, mDasNov1.1.hap2, whole genome shotgun sequence contains the following:
- the LOC131276814 gene encoding olfactory receptor 7A17-like — protein: METENQTFVLEFVLLGLSEDTGVQPLLFGLFLLMYLVTLTGNLLIILAIISDSHLHTPMYIFLSNLSFTDICFTSTTVPKMLLNIQTERKIITFENCISQIFLYILFGQIDTALLTVMAYDRFVAICQPLHYMVIMNPRLCGLLLLASWLFSVLYSLLQCLMVLRLSFCTKLEIPHFFCELNQIIRLACSDTFLNDLVMYFASGLLGFIPLTGILFSYSKIISSILRISTTEGKHKAFSTCGSHLSVVTLFYGTGLGVHLSSTASQNSRTNAIASVMYTVVIPMLNPFIYSLRNKDIKQAFKKLRHILSIKGFFSQV